The following are encoded together in the Labeo rohita strain BAU-BD-2019 chromosome 17, IGBB_LRoh.1.0, whole genome shotgun sequence genome:
- the rlf gene encoding LOW QUALITY PROTEIN: zinc finger protein Rlf (The sequence of the model RefSeq protein was modified relative to this genomic sequence to represent the inferred CDS: deleted 1 base in 1 codon), translated as MCAYAPWMPVNMADENAEAELDWSGRQSLLLDEDTFFAMEGLQATFQQLEAELRQQDVSEESSTEYCNNFCQALMHYAGSRNSVEHGLPLLEVYCLSINCFAAARPHLTGDSPSVALVLKRLALSCLELLLSVPQNEIPLEAWLQFHGSVQAAHEAMLQYGSTDLHALLNITGEGGAWNNPVLVSLLTGQSTDPDEVNAYLALEGEGFMEMRIKHLEKVGEVEKALILNKACANCSLLPNQSTFRQTFVTQLCQLLPSEEAILEISRIDAKDVLDIICNMDAEGEESTAFILCTTYFTQQLQQDNVDCSWELTLLWSKLQRRIDVSLESFIERCLQFAAIARTIYHLLFLIRVIQTEAMQLGLAVSTELCVKALRLPNQDVDAKTMICKAVACLLPDDVEVIRACQLTEFLLCPAQEAFDVLEELYARPDQKYDEENAIIPNSLRCELLLSLKAHWPFDPEFWDWKTLKRYCIQLLGLEPEEEVEDEAVSEELCTVGEVLNEEAGKEKESESQFNVFSSTEQEQTVEKAETEKGQKVSKKKDSEDVSKKSDKLEKNKFVCQICHKEVVETRICHHARKHLEDDVWTCPVCLQKFKSRKDFEPHSKKHIQIPAEGHWKKKKVKKKVDPKQYFKEDSFDDLEPGQIPLDPSLAMYYQSTHDPVVLEHILEKAASVPEKQVDNDFITFDYIKTHYKLQNRDVYQCPASNCSKNFKLFKYLGVHIKNEHDGEDPNLKHYLEMKDRREKCTFCRKTFMTAFHHRQHRWIHYGDHPYMCVVTGCGARFDTTNELIAHKHSHGFRLSYGCDLKGCSFSYCDLGQLYHHEAQHFRDAAYTCTSPGCKNFFYSRKEFLQHLATHDITFTEKDFETQRKMKRKLLLPVVESSGLKVEVENGVQKSSSSSQLSANGQSKVSLTCVAVCFDGKKFTCGLKKCGRTYTTARELQKHLRIAHPDDFNEEDQLCKKKVQAKHSKTQASELHKSGQDNPLRRSSTEESNHEKAPSPAPESIDCEKTLSSVDLGAALTEIMLGLNQLSLNSPSTRYATRNSQSTCTSTLKARSPAKAANNKNEVRPHVSSSDSKKQLSKPESPQTRDNVKDSEKEQLQSEPSKPYACEAKSCHYQSTTSKSLMLHYIKIHGYSEEKVQQMEVFQSQTAKTPDGAENSVLEDDQPLSEFLVQATTKPYTCEAKSCRYQSVTSRALMQHYIKIHAYSEEEVKEMEVFQSQTFKPFKCHLCSKSYKNKKELRIHYIHMHHINKSVVEQMSCSFKKRLVDKASVSSSSKVRNRKKSKSLKVEEVKTQRREKHLWQQKCQKQDYRLWKSKLSRKNGQAKAEEKSKVPSQTDADVNHSNVDVRGSRRLVAKGNLSYILTKYNKPFHCVHKNCNAAFNNQNALVGHLQLVHHYNRSQLCFPCEHKGCDKQFNNLSSLTKHYRRAHNFNRKKITSSKMPCKSKSIAKRQMASSEEPIPRFKCTYANCNESYHLNSSLLRHTSQFHQNQTPAATSANSEFKSSFKKHVFYRHCDPSDSLVVRLQSTPKKDESNSGCQTKLIISPSSQSSKDSQKLPHKPPLRCCLKDQEISCSDENFESVEETAEEELDEVPKTSKIKLKSKRGFELIVFRTHEEALQMCQDRCFPVAFPCMVQNCDSVVMSMHSLNRHYIRVHKFKRKQLTDNKDKLCYTAEKLEEIIQKKSAVSAIPDLTRIPNGVLKMEYQSEPATPGGPSLPMSLHSIKTESKGPEVIEFSGEPLPDRKLLIAAEDLLYGSPKSSGHPEESVPEESPRHKDRSESELTTPPLIRPPPLDLSPPSTLRIAVDESSFEPSAKDSKSINIPSAVSISVPTPTRQPLRRKNELSEPPPPLPLPPIPKDPVTHSLAPRAFDIATYKPMGFESSFLNFIKEKEEKPWPAVVAKPDPPRRRDCFRRNCSVKENTQRGAPVSRSRKFRSSPLRHLISKGECTSIQNLRLILERALGGCGDQAIKQLQFLKPVVVLERPKSFASILDLLPSETKA; from the exons GCTCTAATGCATTACGCTGGGAGCAGAAATTCAGTGGAACACGGATTGCCTCTTTTGGAGGTTTACTGTCTGTCAATCAACTGTTTTGCTGCTGCCAGGCCGCATCTCACAGGCGACTCCCCCAGTGTTGCCCTTGTGCTCAAAAGACTTGCATT GAGTTGCCTTGAATTGTTGTTATCAGTGCCTCAAAATGAAATACCTTTGGAAGCATGGCTGCAGTTTCATGGTTCAGTTCAG gcGGCCCATGAGGCCATGCTGCAGTATGGCAGTACAGATTTGCATGCCCTACTGAACATCACAGGTGAAGGTGGAGCTTGGAATAATCCTGTCCTGGTCTCACTGCTTACCGGCCAGTCAACAGACCCAGATGAAG TGAATGCCTATCTTGCTTTGGAGGGAGAAGGTTTCATGGAAATGCGGATCAAACACCTGGAGAAAGTAGGGGAGGTAGAGAAAGCGCTGATCCTCAACAAAGCCTGTGCTAACTGCAGCCTCCTCCCTAACCAATCTACTTTTCGTCAAACCTTTGTTACCCAACTGTGCCAGCTGCTGCCTAGTGAGGAAGCTATTTTAGAG ATTTCTAGAATAGATGCAAAAGATGTCCTGGACATTATTTGCAACATGGATGCTGAGGGGGAAGAAAGCACAGCCTTCATCCTGTGCACCACATATTTTACGCAGCAGCTACAGCAAGACAACGTGGACTGTTCCTG GGAGTTAACCCTCCTTTGGAGCAAACTGCAGAGAAGAATTGATGTGTCACTTGAATCATTTATTGAACGGTGCCTCCAGTTCGCAGCCATTGCCAGGACTATCTACCATCTCCTGTTTCTCATTCGTGTGATTCAGACAGAG GCAATGCAACTTGGCCTCGCAGTTTCAACTGAACTGTGCGTGAAGGCTCTTCGGCTTCCAAACCAAGATGTGGACGCAAAAACAATGATCTGCAAAGCTGTTGCCTGTCTCCTC CCCGATGATGTGGAGGTTATACGCGCTTGCCAGCTCACAGAGTTCCTCTTGTGTCCTGCTCAGGAAGCCTTTGATGTCCTTGAGGAGCTCTACGCACGTCCTGATCAAAAATACGATGAGGAAAACGCCATTATTCCAAATTCCCTGCGTTGCGAGCTGCTACTTTCTCTGAAAGCACATTGGCCCTTTGATCCTGAATTCTGGGACTGGAAGACGTTGAAGCGCTACTGCATTCAGTTACTAGGGCTGGAACCTGAGGAAGAAGTAGAGGACGAAGCAGTATCTGAAGAGCTGTGTACTGTTGGAGAAGTTTTGAATGAAGAGGCTGGGAAGGAGAAGGAAAGTGAAAgtcaatttaatgtgtttagCAGCACTGAGCAAGAGCAGACAGTGGAAAAAGCAGAAACCGAAAAGGGGCAAAAGGTCTCAAAGAAAAAAGACTCCGAGGATGTGTCTAAGAAATCCGACAAGcttgagaaaaataaatttgtctGTCAGATATGCCATAAAGAAGTGGTTGAGACCCGAATCTGTCACCATGCCAGAAAACACTTGGAAGATGATGTGTGGACATGCCCTGTGTGTCtacaaaagtttaaaagtagAAAAGACTTTGAGCCACActccaaaaaacacattcagattCCTGCAGAGGGTcactggaaaaagaaaaaagtgaagaagaagGTGGACCCGAAACAGTATTTCAAGGAGGATAGTTTCGATGATTTAGAGCCAGGTCAAATTCCTTTAGATCCTTCTCTTGCCATGTACTATCAGTCCACCCATGACCCTGTTGTATTAGAACATATATTAGAGAAAGCTGCCAGCGTGCCTGAAAAGCAAGTAGACAATGACTTTATTACATTCGACTACATTAAAACACACTATAAGTTACAGAACCGTGACGTTTACCAGTGTCCAGCCAGTAACTGCTCAAagaattttaaacttttcaaatatTTGGGTGTGCACATCAAAAATGAACATGATGGTGAAGATCCCAATCTAAAACATTATCTGGAGATGAAAGACCGCCGGGAAAAGTGCACTTTCTGCCGGAAGACCTTCATGACTGCCTTTCACCATCGCCAGCACCGTTGGATCCATTATGGAGATCACCCCTACATGTGTGTGGTCACAGGATGCGGTGCCCGTTTTGACACCACCAATGAACTTATAGCACATAAGCATAGTCATGGGTTCCGTTTGTCCTACGGCTGTGATCTGAAAGGCTGCAGCTTCTCCTATTGTGACCTCGGGCAGCTCTACCACCACGAGGCGCAGCACTTCCGCGATGCCGCTTACACTTGCACCAGCCCGGGGTGCAAGAACTTTTTCTACTCTCGCAAAGAATTTCTTCAGCACTTGGCAACCCATGACATCACCTTTACCGAGAAAGACTTTGAGACTCAgagaaaaatgaaaaggaaactTTTGCTTCCAGTTGTGGAAAGCTCTGGGTTGAAGGTGGAAGTGGAGAATGGAGTCCAAAAAAGTTCAAGCTCTTCACAGCTCTCGGCCAACGGCCAATCTAAGGTCTCGTTGACGTGCGTTGCCGTCTGCTTTGATGGTAAAAAGTTTACGTGTGGCTTAAAAAAGTGTGGAAGGACATATACTACCGCACGAGAACTTCAGAAGCACTTGAGAATTGCTCATCCAGACGATTTCAATGAGGAGGATCAATTATGCAAGAAGAAAGTACAAGCAAAGCATTCTAAGACTCAAGCCAGTGAATTGCATAAAAGTGGTCAGGATAACCCTCTGAGAAGGTCGTCTACAGAAGAATCTAATCACGAAAAGGCTCCCTCACCTGCTCCCGAGTCTATAGACTGTGAAAAAACTCTTTCAAGCGTGGATCTTGGTGCAGCATTAACCGAGATCATGCTTGGATTGAATCAGCTAAGCCTTAATTCTCCCAGCACCAGATATGCTACGCGAAATTCACAGAGCACTTGCACGTCTACCTTAAAAGCAAGGTCACCTGCCAAAGCAGCGAACAACAAAAATGAGGTGAGACCTCATGTTTCGAGTAGTGATTCAAAGAAGCAGCTAAGCAAGCCAGAATCGCCACAAACACGTGACAACGTTAAAGACTCTGAAAAGGAGCAACTGCAAAGCGAGCCCTCCAAGCCTTACGCCTGCGAAGCCAAAAGCTGCCACTACCAGAGCACTACCAGTAAATCCTTAATGCTGCACTACATTAAGATTCATGGTTACTCTGAGGAGAAGGTTCAACAAATGGAGGTGTTTCAGTCTCAGACTGCCAAAACACCTGATGGcgctgaaaattctgtcttggAGGACGATCAACCACTTAGCGAGTTCCTTGTGCAGGCCACAACGAAACCTTACACTTGCGAAGCGAAAAGTTGCCGCTACCAGAGCGTTACTAGTCGTGCTTTAATGCAGCACTATATTAAGATTCATGCTTACTCTGAAGAAGAGGTGAAGGAGATGGAGGTGTTTCAGTCACAAACCTTCAAGCCTTTCAAGTGCCATCTCTGCTCTAAGagctacaaaaacaaaaaagaattaaGGATCCACTATATACATatgcatcacataaataaatccGTTGTTGAGCAGATGAGCTGCTCCTTTAAAAAGAGGCTGGTTGATAAAGCATCGGTGTCGTCATCATCTAAAGTGAGGAACAGGAAGAAGTCAAAGTCTTTAAAGGTGGAAGAGGTTAAAACCCAAAGACGAGAAAAGCACCTGTGGCAGCAGAAATGTCAAAAACAAGATTATCGGTTGTGGAAGAGCAAACTTAGCAGGAAAAATGGACAAGCTAAAGCTGAGGAGAAAAGCAAAGTCCCTTCTCAAACTGATGCTGATGTAAATCACTCAAACGTTGATGTTAGGGGAAGTCGCCGCTTGGTGGCAAAAGGGAATCTGAGCTACATCCTCACCAAGTACAATAAACCCTTTCACTGCGTGCATAAAAACTGCAACGCTGCCTTCAACAATCAGAATGCGCTTGTTGGCCACCTTCAGTTGGTGCATCACTATAACCGCTCGCAGCTGTGCTTTCCATGTGAACACAAAGGATGCGATAAGCAGTTTAACAACCTGTCTAGTCTTACCAAACACTACCGTAGAGCACACAACTTCAACAGAAAGAAAATCACATCTTCAAAAATGCCCTGCAAGTCAAAAAGCATAGCAAAAAGACAGATGGCTTCATCAGAGGAGCCCATACCGAGGTTCAAGTGTACCTATGCTAACTGCAACGAGTCATACCATCTCAACAGCAGCCTCTTGCGACACACAAGTCAGTTTCACCAGAACCAGACTCCAGCTGCTACATCTGCAAACAGCGAGTTTAAATCGagctttaaaaagcatgttttctATAGGCACTGTGATCCGTCGGATTCCCTTGTGGTGCGTCTCCAGAGCACGCCTAAAAAAGATGAGTCAAACAGTGGATGCCAAACAAAGTTAATCATCTCACCTTCTTCCCAGTCGTCGAAAGATTCCCAAAAGCTTCCTCACAAGCCACCTTTGAGGTGCTGCCTCAAGGATCAGGAAATTTCTTGCTCCGATGAGAACTTTGAGTCAGTTGAAGAAACTGCAGAGGAGGAGCTAGACGAAGTACCTAAGACATCAAAAATCAAACTCAAATCAAAAAGAGGATTTGAACTGATTGTCTTCCGAACGCACGAGGAAGCTTTACAGATGTGCCAGGACCGTTGCTTTCCCGTGGCCTTCCCTTGCATGGTGCAGAATTGCGACTCCGTAGTCATGAGCATGCATAGTTTGAATCGACATTACATTAGGGTTCACAAATTCAAGCGCAAACAGTTGACTGACAATAAGGACAAATTATGTTACACTGCTGAAAAGCTAGAGGAGATTATACAAAAGAAATCCGCTGTGTCTGCTATACCCGACTTAACAAGAATTCCCAACGGCGTCCTCAAAATGGAGTATCAGTCCGAGCCTGCGACCCCAGGTGGACCGTCGCTGCCAATGAGCCTCCATTCGATCAAAACTGAATCAAAGGGGCCGGAAGTGATCGAGTTCTCCGGGGAGCCTCTCCCTGATAGAAAGTTGCTCATTGCTGCTGAGGATTTGCTCTACGGCTCCCCGAAGTCCAGCGGCCACCCTGAAGAGTCTGTTCCCGAGGAGAGTCCCAGGCACAAAGACAGGTCAGAGTCGGAGTTAACCACACCTCCTCTTATACGCCCCCCGCCGCTTGACCTCTCTCCACCCTCTACCCTCAGAATCGCTGTTGATGAAAGTTCATTTGAACCCTCTGCTAAAGACAGTAAATCTATTAACATTCCTTCTGCTGTTTCCATATCAGTTCCCACCCCAACTCGGCAGCCCCTCAGACGGAAGAATGAACTCTCTGAACCGCCACCTCCACTGCCTCTTCCGCCAATCCCGAAGGATCCTGTAACGCACAGTCTAGCCCCGCGAGCGTTTGACATCGCAACTTACAAACCGATGGGCTTTGAGTCGTCGTTCTTGAATTTCATTAAAGAGAAGGAGGAAAAGCCGTGGCCTGCGGTAGTTGCTAAGCCCGATCCGCCCCGTCGCCGAGATTGTTTTCGACGGAACTGCTCGGTTAAGGAGAATACTCAAAGAGGAGCCCCTGTCTCGCGAAGCCGCAAGTTTCGCTCGTCCCCTCTGAGGCACTTGATCTCTAAAGGAGAGTGTACCTCTATCCAAAATCTTCGTCTGATTTTGGAGAGGGCTTTAGGGGGCTGTGGGGACCAAGCTATAAAACAACTCCAGTTCTTGAAGCCCGTGGTGGTTCTAGAGAGGCCAAAGTCCTTTGCCTCCATTCTCGATCTCTTACCCTCTGAAACTAAAGCATAA
- the LOC127180140 gene encoding dynein light chain Tctex-type 1, producing MDEDQASEETTFVVDEITTVIKETVESTIGNSSYQHSKVNQWTSSIVESSLNQLTKLGKPFKYIVTCIILQKNGAGLHTASSCFWDNSTDGSCTVRWENKTIYCIVSVFGLAI from the exons ATGGACGAGGATCAGGCTTCTGAGGAg ACTACATTTGTTGTGGACGAGATTACCACAGTTATCAAAGAA ACTGTTGAAAGCACCATTGGAAACAGCTCTTACCAACACAGTAAAGTCAACCAGTGGACATCAAGCATTGTAGAATCAAGTCTAAACCAGCTAACTAAATTAGGAAAACCTTTCAAGTACATCG TGACATGCATCATACTACAAAAAAATGGGGCAGGTTTGCACACTGCCAGCTCGTGTTTCTGGGACAACAGTACAGATG GCAGCTGCACGGTACGATGGGAAAATAAAACCATATACTGCATAGTTAGTGTTTTTGGGCTGGCCATTTGA